Proteins encoded in a region of the Uloborus diversus isolate 005 chromosome 1, Udiv.v.3.1, whole genome shotgun sequence genome:
- the LOC129219166 gene encoding uncharacterized protein LOC129219166 produces MDVMVDRRVDGTLGHCIYRKPIHTDRYLHKICEPTAIEKELSHLTNVFQANGFSKQEIKRAFHPKVERQPPEEEPAKSTAYLPYVEDVTERIERLLSEHHIKTVFKAYPSHQRLSTISERCERPLSAAGVYKILCSCGSAYIGTTKRSVNTRMKEHQRNCRLGHTEKSAVAVHIFSDGTYDIKFKETKTLSRTSRY; encoded by the coding sequence ATGGACGTCATGGTCGACCGTAGAGTTGACGGAACCCTAGGCCATTGTATTTATCGTAAGCCTATACATACGGATCGATATCTGCACAAAATCTGCGAACCAACTGCTATTGAGAAGGAACTTTCTCACCTCACAAATGTCTTCCAAGCCAACGGCTTTtcgaagcaagaaattaaaagagcTTTCCACCCCAAAGTGGAAAGACAACCACCTGAAGAAGAACCGGCGAAATCTACTGCGTACCTCCCCTACGTTGAGGACGTCACCGAAAGAATTGAAAGACTGCTGAGCGAACACCACATTAAGACCGTTTTCAAAGCCTACCCATCGCATCAGCGACTTTCTACGATCAGTGAAAGATGCGAGAGACCTTTGTCCGCTGCAGGAGTTTACAAGATTCTATGTTCCTGCGGATCGGCTTACATTGGAACAACAAAAAGAAGCGTTAATACAAGAATGAAGGAACACCAAAGAAATTGCCGTCTGGGTCACACTGAGAAATCAGCAGTCGCGGTACACATTTTTAGTGATGGCACCTATgacattaaattcaaagaaaccaAAACACTTTCAAGGACTTCCCGCTATTAA